In Pectobacterium aroidearum, the following are encoded in one genomic region:
- the aspA gene encoding aspartate ammonia-lyase, giving the protein MSTNIRIEEDLLGTREVPADAYYGIHTLRAIENFYISNSTISDIPEFVRAMVMVKKAAALANKELQTIPRKIADTILQACDEVLNNGKCLDQFPVDVYQGGAGTSVNMNTNEVLANIGLELMGHQKGEYQYLNPNDHLNKCQSTNDAYPTGFRIAVYTSILKLVEAITQLSDGFERKAKEFENILKMGRTQLQDAVPMTLGQEFHAFNVLLKEENRNLLRTAELLLEVNLGATAIGTRLNTPDEYQKLAVQHLAKVSGLPCVPAEDLIEATSDCGAYVMMHSALKRVAVKLSKICNDLRLLSSGPRTGLNEINLPELQAGSSIMPAKVNPVVPEVVNQVCFKVIGNDTCVTMAAEAGQLQLNVMEPVIGQAMFESIQILSSACYNLLEKCVDGITANKDVCEAYVFNSIGIVTYLNPFIGHHNGDIVGKICAETGKSVREVVLERGLLTEEQLDDIFSIQNLMHPAYKAKRYTDENEAV; this is encoded by the coding sequence ACCCGTGAAGTCCCTGCTGATGCCTATTATGGTATCCATACGCTGCGTGCGATTGAGAACTTTTATATCAGCAATAGTACCATCAGCGATATTCCAGAATTTGTCCGCGCCATGGTGATGGTAAAAAAAGCCGCCGCACTGGCGAATAAAGAACTGCAAACCATCCCACGTAAAATTGCCGACACCATTCTGCAAGCCTGTGATGAAGTGCTGAATAACGGTAAATGCCTGGACCAATTCCCTGTCGATGTCTATCAGGGCGGCGCCGGTACATCTGTTAACATGAACACCAACGAAGTGCTGGCGAATATCGGTTTGGAATTGATGGGTCACCAGAAAGGTGAATACCAATACCTGAACCCGAACGACCATTTGAACAAATGCCAGTCCACCAACGATGCTTACCCAACCGGCTTCCGCATCGCGGTATACACCTCTATCCTGAAACTGGTTGAAGCGATTACCCAACTGAGCGATGGCTTTGAGCGCAAAGCGAAAGAGTTCGAAAACATCCTGAAAATGGGCCGCACCCAGCTGCAGGACGCCGTACCGATGACTCTCGGTCAGGAATTCCACGCGTTCAACGTGCTGCTGAAAGAAGAAAACCGCAACCTGCTGCGCACCGCTGAGCTGCTGCTGGAAGTGAACCTGGGCGCAACCGCCATCGGTACACGACTGAACACGCCGGATGAGTACCAGAAGCTGGCCGTTCAACATCTGGCAAAAGTCAGCGGCCTGCCTTGCGTACCCGCTGAAGACCTGATCGAGGCGACATCCGACTGCGGCGCTTACGTGATGATGCACAGCGCCCTGAAACGCGTCGCGGTAAAACTGTCGAAAATCTGTAACGACCTGCGCCTGCTGTCTTCTGGCCCGCGCACTGGCCTGAACGAAATCAACCTGCCAGAATTGCAGGCCGGCTCGTCCATCATGCCAGCCAAAGTTAACCCTGTTGTACCAGAAGTCGTCAATCAGGTGTGCTTCAAAGTCATCGGCAACGATACCTGCGTCACCATGGCGGCAGAGGCGGGTCAGTTGCAGTTGAACGTGATGGAGCCGGTTATCGGACAAGCGATGTTCGAATCCATCCAGATCCTGTCCAGCGCCTGCTACAACCTGCTGGAAAAATGCGTTGACGGCATCACTGCTAACAAAGACGTGTGTGAAGCTTACGTCTTCAACTCTATCGGTATCGTGACCTACCTGAACCCCTTCATCGGCCACCACAACGGTGATATCGTTGGGAAAATCTGTGCCGAAACCGGTAAGAGCGTACGCGAGGTGGTGCTGGAGCGTGGTCTGCTGACCGAAGAACAGCTGGACGACATTTTCTCCATCCAGAACCTGATGCACCCGGCCTACAAAGCCAAACGCTACACCGACGAAAACGAAGCCGTTTAA
- a CDS encoding TolC family protein: MPRITQKKIRLLTYFPVALLLLQCWSPTAFGQTLSFNQAWVRLLQSDDSIAAEHAGVDRAQSLKESAKGLYWPQVNVGASYTRLDKPVELDARDLNPLSNHRDIFAALNQLINISGNPFVTRFTEQNVVTSSVQVVWPLFTGGRIDAAQSIRAAQVNEAEQMLIVRTLAQFEALAQTYYGVVMAHQVMKTRQDIEKGMAQHYDHARKLETQGQIARVEVLSAQSAYDMARIETQKAQRNMETTEMVFAKLIKTEGATPSSSLFVNKTLPELPALVKQTLNTHPGLKVLSAKRDQAKDLIRIERAKYAPDVFLFGNYQLYEQDTLAARTTPDWMVGVGVSVPLISREGRSDNIAAAKSAEMQVNHLEADMRQNLEIVVESTWREARQALEEFNSLSSTEKLAEENVRLRNKAFTQGMSTSLDVVDALNQLAGAKTQRASAAYRYVVSIARLMAISGQINRFSDYQTQYAIQVTP; this comes from the coding sequence ATGCCTCGAATAACACAAAAAAAAATCCGGCTTCTGACTTATTTCCCTGTCGCGCTGCTGCTGTTACAGTGCTGGTCGCCCACGGCGTTTGGGCAAACCCTGTCGTTTAATCAGGCCTGGGTTCGCCTGCTGCAAAGCGATGACAGCATTGCCGCCGAACACGCAGGGGTCGATCGTGCACAGTCCCTGAAAGAATCCGCCAAAGGCCTCTATTGGCCGCAGGTCAATGTGGGCGCAAGCTATACGCGCCTTGATAAGCCTGTCGAACTGGATGCGCGCGACTTAAACCCGTTGTCGAATCATCGGGACATCTTTGCCGCGCTCAATCAGCTGATTAATATCAGCGGCAATCCCTTCGTCACCCGCTTCACAGAACAAAATGTGGTCACCAGCTCCGTTCAGGTCGTCTGGCCGTTATTCACCGGAGGCCGGATTGATGCGGCACAGTCGATCCGTGCCGCGCAGGTCAATGAGGCAGAGCAGATGCTGATCGTGCGCACGCTGGCGCAGTTTGAGGCACTGGCACAGACTTACTATGGCGTGGTGATGGCGCATCAGGTGATGAAAACGCGTCAGGATATCGAGAAAGGCATGGCGCAACACTATGACCACGCCCGCAAGCTGGAAACACAGGGGCAGATCGCCAGAGTCGAGGTGCTGTCCGCGCAATCCGCTTATGACATGGCGCGTATCGAAACACAAAAGGCGCAGCGAAATATGGAGACCACCGAAATGGTCTTCGCCAAGCTCATCAAGACAGAAGGTGCAACCCCCTCCTCTTCACTGTTCGTCAATAAAACGCTCCCCGAACTGCCTGCGCTAGTGAAACAAACGCTCAACACGCATCCCGGCTTAAAGGTACTCTCTGCCAAGCGCGATCAGGCCAAGGATCTTATCCGTATTGAACGCGCCAAATACGCCCCCGACGTGTTCCTGTTTGGCAATTACCAGCTCTATGAGCAGGACACGCTGGCCGCCAGAACCACACCAGACTGGATGGTGGGCGTCGGCGTTTCCGTCCCACTCATCAGTCGCGAAGGCCGTTCCGATAATATCGCCGCCGCGAAAAGTGCAGAAATGCAGGTTAACCATCTGGAAGCCGATATGCGGCAAAATCTTGAAATAGTGGTCGAAAGCACGTGGCGAGAAGCCCGACAGGCGCTGGAAGAGTTCAACTCTCTGTCTTCGACAGAAAAACTGGCCGAAGAGAACGTCCGGTTACGCAACAAGGCGTTTACGCAGGGCATGTCGACCTCACTGGACGTCGTGGATGCGCTAAACCAGCTGGCCGGAGCCAAAACACAGCGTGCCTCCGCAGCCTATCGTTACGTGGTTTCCATCGCCAGATTAATGGCCATTTCCGGCCAGATAAACCGCTTCTCTGACTACCAGACCCAATACGCCATACAGGTGACGCCATGA
- a CDS encoding efflux RND transporter periplasmic adaptor subunit translates to MTQPHQPSSRSTRKWLLQAVLLIVVVWIAYRFWLAYQPEPIRLQGQIEAQQYSVSSKVAGRIAEVPVQKGQQLDVGDLVFTLLTPELDAKLEQAKAGEAAAGAVALEAKKGAREQQIAAAKDQWQKAKAGSELSHKTYLRVQNLYQEGVLPLQKRDEAKASWDAARYTEGMAWQEYQMALEGTRKETQVAAEEKARMAAGSVAEVEAYLAEARVVSPHTGEVSNVLLRSGEIAPQGFPVVTLLDMSDIWIQLAVREDLLERFAMGTEFEARIPALNNQTFRFKVSYVSVMGDFATWRATDTRQGFDMRTFEVEARPIQPINGLRVGMSALVEM, encoded by the coding sequence ATGACCCAACCCCACCAGCCCTCTTCACGTTCAACACGCAAATGGCTTCTTCAGGCCGTCCTGCTGATTGTGGTTGTCTGGATAGCGTATCGCTTCTGGCTCGCCTATCAGCCCGAACCGATTCGCTTACAGGGGCAAATCGAAGCACAGCAGTATTCGGTGTCGTCAAAAGTGGCTGGCCGAATTGCAGAAGTGCCGGTACAAAAAGGCCAGCAGCTTGACGTGGGCGATCTCGTCTTTACGCTCCTGACGCCGGAGTTGGATGCGAAGCTGGAGCAGGCAAAAGCCGGTGAAGCCGCAGCAGGCGCGGTGGCGCTGGAAGCCAAAAAAGGCGCACGTGAGCAGCAGATCGCCGCCGCTAAAGATCAGTGGCAAAAAGCCAAAGCCGGTTCCGAGCTAAGCCATAAGACCTATCTGCGCGTGCAGAATCTCTATCAGGAAGGCGTGCTGCCGCTGCAAAAGCGAGATGAAGCCAAAGCCTCCTGGGATGCCGCACGCTATACCGAGGGGATGGCGTGGCAGGAATATCAAATGGCACTGGAAGGCACGCGGAAAGAAACTCAGGTCGCCGCAGAAGAAAAAGCCCGTATGGCCGCTGGCTCCGTCGCCGAGGTGGAAGCCTATCTGGCAGAGGCGCGCGTCGTTAGCCCACACACCGGCGAAGTCAGCAATGTGCTGCTGCGCAGCGGTGAAATTGCGCCACAGGGCTTCCCTGTGGTCACGCTGCTAGACATGAGCGACATCTGGATCCAACTGGCGGTACGTGAGGATCTCCTTGAGCGCTTTGCGATGGGCACCGAGTTTGAAGCGCGTATCCCGGCGCTGAACAACCAGACATTCCGGTTTAAGGTGTCTTACGTTTCCGTCATGGGGGATTTCGCCACGTGGCGGGCAACGGATACCCGACAGGGATTTGATATGCGCACGTTCGAAGTGGAGGCGCGCCCGATTCAACCGATTAACGGGCTGCGCGTCGGCATGAGCGCACTGGTAGAAATGTGA
- a CDS encoding ABC transporter permease — protein MMREWRALWHDRWGMALALWLPLVTMLITWWTLSGAIVRELPIGLVDLDNSTMSRQFARELHASPSFNLNHQFPAVAEGSASLRGGEIYALVVIPRHFERDIRQGTSPTITAWNNGQFVLVAKVINSSLALVAGTFNGQIAVVQALAQGAAVPEAKGLAVPIGGQITALFNQNSNYAQFLLNAIIPSIWSILLALYGLNTLAREDRHGAHWMPENRAVIGTKFLTHWLIGWAWGGLWSYGLYSLLDYPLNGSALLLVVSIGVTAGACVALGMAFYALIRDPARAVSIVGALMAPGLAFMGITFPAAAMETFATFWRQLLPVAHYGDIAIAITSYGAGLTQIAPALAALALFWLLLPLTFWRYRPRGKEVTC, from the coding sequence ATGATGCGCGAATGGAGAGCGCTGTGGCATGACCGATGGGGGATGGCTTTAGCGCTCTGGTTGCCGCTCGTCACGATGCTAATTACCTGGTGGACGCTATCCGGCGCCATTGTCCGCGAACTCCCCATCGGCCTGGTTGATCTGGATAACAGCACGATGTCGCGCCAGTTTGCCAGAGAGCTGCATGCTTCCCCCTCTTTCAACCTGAACCACCAGTTCCCGGCAGTAGCGGAAGGCTCGGCCTCATTGCGCGGTGGCGAGATCTATGCGCTGGTGGTCATCCCACGCCACTTTGAGCGTGATATCCGGCAGGGAACATCACCGACCATCACCGCCTGGAATAACGGGCAATTCGTTTTGGTTGCGAAAGTCATCAACAGCTCGCTGGCGCTGGTAGCGGGAACATTCAACGGGCAGATCGCCGTGGTACAGGCGCTGGCTCAGGGAGCAGCCGTTCCTGAAGCCAAAGGGCTGGCAGTACCGATTGGCGGACAAATTACCGCGCTGTTTAACCAAAACTCCAACTACGCCCAGTTTTTGTTGAACGCGATTATTCCCTCAATCTGGTCGATTCTGCTCGCGCTATACGGCCTGAATACGCTGGCACGGGAGGATCGGCACGGAGCACACTGGATGCCGGAGAACCGCGCAGTCATCGGTACTAAATTCCTGACGCACTGGCTGATAGGCTGGGCATGGGGTGGCTTATGGAGCTATGGGTTGTATAGCCTGCTCGATTACCCACTCAACGGCTCAGCGCTGCTGCTCGTTGTCTCGATCGGCGTGACCGCCGGCGCCTGCGTCGCACTGGGTATGGCTTTCTATGCGCTGATTCGCGATCCAGCACGCGCCGTTTCGATTGTCGGGGCGTTAATGGCTCCCGGACTGGCGTTTATGGGCATCACCTTTCCGGCAGCAGCGATGGAGACGTTCGCCACATTCTGGCGGCAGTTGTTGCCCGTCGCTCACTATGGCGATATCGCGATTGCCATCACCAGCTACGGCGCAGGACTCACTCAGATCGCACCCGCATTGGCAGCGCTCGCCCTATTCTGGCTGCTGCTACCGCTCACTTTCTGGCGCTACCGACCCCGTGGCAAGGAGGTAACATGCTGA